From Theileria orientalis strain Shintoku DNA, chromosome 4, complete genome, the proteins below share one genomic window:
- a CDS encoding uncharacterized protein (SET domain containing protein) encodes MTNYRDSTYFNKLVLSEGIPREFLPDLDDNDSVFSDSQVDSNRFKRPDKTGKTSESEKETAGKKHNDTKLEWPLSCWICRLPILRKKSFLVCSDMCKRSYHIRCHEFMKNHYHNMYEKLTSSKNGSTGYNESGEPPELITEVESNSSSSSSGSDTDEVVMEEVKEEKKGGRKTGQHRNLEKPHYLIDNPNALKKCFFCTISHIGCNGCRQFFQLKNLVKCCVEECSTFYCYPNCFSRTRVIIPDKKIIDINMSMCGHLHNLVDRNGRPKFICHSHTCWSCYDCDRYVYYWETFWRGEQIREKQSPLLSAWNVLKASCRGKVESSHFAKGKKIPRPQRYPELRAFKSFIQSRSYTTNTKSEEMYNSSDDDEEYFQKGPSTTLVKCIRCDRTWCTHCVHPDVHILPKSGKQIVCQDCIHIQVGCTLSQNSKESNNRSNIMNKECVCPTVNLETVVPREIYVRLKNFITEHANYEKKLNLEPCFISKQPAQDSDDDNQILDLHKSATLKAKSRKTKRQDARSSKSSKNQAGDMGSSNGSAEDMFIRPFHDMKSREWNLIVKGCDESILSKISSEFKYITSNLISPENRKLISAPDTNTRCVCTKSCGKECQNVMKNVECTSKNCALHDVNCGNKRFQNFLLPKLKLVYFEGKGIGAVATEEIRENELVCEYVGEVITQTDFHKSLASSSFAEIDDDNQCHWYVMKVHKEVYIDSTHLGNVARFINHSCDPNCSSIPINVRGSYRMGVFASRKILKGEEVTYNYGFTSKGVGGGFRCKCNAKNCRGIIGSQNAHSPQSLMNIEASKSRGAEVDVLSQLTADMASLNAANKTQALKQRPSPLDVLNGIWTTGDLHRYERIVSNLELPEKNKSFLSKLNAGSKPTKNPLYGLLEDNLHVAEAQFNYVKMLALNSMSMLEFDNANTKQFATNVPWGIVAMGHKDNSHQVVG; translated from the exons ATGACCAACTATAGGGATtctacatattttaataaattggTGCTTTCGGAAGGGATACCGAGGGAGTTCCTTCCAGACCTTGACGACAACGATTCAGTGTTTAGCGACAGTCAAGTTGACAGCAACCGTTTCAAGCGACCAGATAAAACGGGTAAGACTTCCGAATCAGAAAAGGAAACGGCGGGCAAGAAACACAACGATACAAAGTTGGAGTGGCCATTGTCATGTTGGATATGCAGACTCCCGATTCTGAGGAAGAAGTCGTTTCTGGTCTGCTCGGACATGTGTAAAAGATCGTACCACATAAGGTGCCACGAGTTTATGAAAAACCACTACCATAACATGTACGAGAAGCTGACGTCGTCAAAAAATGGGTCGACAGGATATAACGAGTCGGGGGAACCACCGGAACTGATAACGGAGGTGGAGTCGAACTCGAGTTCATCGTCAAGCGGAAGCGACACGGATGAAGTAGTAATGGAAGAagtgaaggaggaaaagaaggGAGGAAGGAAAACAGGACAACACAGAAACCTCGAAAAACCACATTACCTAATAGATAACCCGAACGCACTAAAAAAATGCTTCTTCTGTACAATATCACACATAGGCTGTAATGGATGCAGACAGTTTTTTCAACTTAAAAATCTGGTTAAGTGTTGCGTGGAGGAGTGTTCAACATTCTACTGTTACCCGAACTGTTTCTCAAGGACGAGAGTGATAATACCggacaaaaaaataatagacATAAACATGAGTATGTGCGGGCACCTGCATAACCTGGTGGACAGAAACGGGCGTCCGAAGTTTATATGTCACTCGCACAcgtgctggagctgctACGACTGCGACAGGTACGTGTACTACTGGGAGACGTTCTGGAGAGGAGAACAAATAAGAGAAAAACAGTCGCCACTGCTGTCAGCATGGAACGTGCTGAAGGCGTCATGCAGAGGAAAGGTGGAGTCGTCGCACTTCGCGAAGGGAAAGAAGATACCGAGGCCACAGAGGTACCCGGAGCTGAGAGCATTCAAGTCGTTTATACAGTCGAGGTCGTACACGACGAACACGAAGAGCGAAGAGATGTACAACTCGTCagacgacgacgaggagtacTTCCAGAAGGGGCCTTCGACGACGCTGGTAAAGTGCATAAGGTGTGATAGAACGTGGTGTACGCACTGCGTGCACCCAGACGTGCACATACTTCCGAAGTCAGGAAAACAGATCGTGTGCCAGGACTGCATACACATACAAGTGGGCTGCACACTCTCACAAAACTCGAAGGAGTCGAACAACAGAAGTAACATCATGAACAAGGAGTGCGTGTGTCCAACAGTAAACCTGGAGACAGTGGTGCCGAGAGAGATATACGTGAGGCTGAAAAACTTTATCACGGAACACGCAAATTACGAAAAGAAGCTTAACCTGGAGCCGTGCTTCATATCGAAGCAGCCAGCACAAGATTCAGACGACGATAACCAGATACTGGACCTGCACAAGTCAGCGACGCTGAAGGCTAAGTCGAGGAAGACGAAGAGGCAGGACGCAAGGAGTTCGAAGAGCAGTAAGAACCAAGCAGGGGATATGGGCTCATCAAACGGGTCGGCAGAAGACATGTTCATAAGGCCGTTCCACGACATGAAGTCGCGCGAGTGGAACCTGATCGTGAAGGGCTGCGACGAGTCGATACTGTCGAAGATATCGAGCGAGTTCAAGTACATAACGTCGAACCTGATCTCGCCAGAAAACAGGAAACTTATATCAGCACCCGACACGAACACGAGGTGCGTGTGCACTAAGAGTTGCGGAAAGGAGTGCCAAAACGTTATGAAAAACGTAGAGTGCACGTCTAAAAACTGCGCATTGCACGACGTTAACTGCGGAAACAAGAGGTTCCAGAACTTTTTGCtgccgaagctgaagctAGTGTACTTTGAAGGAAAGGGAATAGGAGCAGTGGCGACGGAGGAAATAAGAGAGAACGAGCTGGTGTGCGAGTACGTGGGCGAAGTGATCACGCAGACGGATTTCCATAAGTCGCTGGCGAGCTCGAGCTTCGCAGAAATCGACGACGACAACCAGTGCCACTGGTACGTGATGAAGGTGCACAAGGAAGTGTACATAGACTCGACGCACCTGGGAAACGTGGCGAGGTTCATCAACCACTCGTGCGACCCGAACTGCTCAAGCATACCAATCAACGTTAGAGGAAGCTACAGAATGGGAGTCTTCGCGTCGAGGAAGATCCTGAAGGGAGAAGAGGTGACGTACAACTACGGATTCACGTCAAAGGGAGTGGGAGGAGGCTTCAGATGCAAGTGCAACGCGAAAAACTGCAGAGGGATCATAGGGTCGCAAAACGCACACTCGCCGCAGTCGCTGATGAACATAGAGGCCTCGAAGAGCAGAGGAGCGGAGGTGGACGTGCTGTCTCAGCTGACGGCGGACATGGCCTCGCTGAACGCAGCTAACAAGACGCAGGCGCTGAAGCAGCGCCCGTCGCCGCTGGACGTCCTCAACGGAATATGGACGACCGGAGACCTACACAGGTACGAGAGAATAGTGTCGAACCTGGAGCTGCCGGAAAAGAACAAATCGTTcctgtcgaagctgaacgCGGGCTCGAAACCGACCAAAAACCCGCTTTACGGGCTGCTGGAGGATAACCTGCACGTGGCGGAGGCGCAGTTCAACTACGTGAAGATGCTAGCACTGAACTCGATGTCGATGCTGGAGTTTGACAATGCGAACACGAAGCAG TTTGCAACAAACGTGCCCTGGGGAATAGTGGCAATGGGACACAAGGACAACTCGCACCAAGTGGTAGGTTAG
- a CDS encoding microtubule-associated protein, translating into MGSTEVYAHFINGTDEKYDLEDSTYLISTNMDRESLSKMINELLNLEAPVSFDIIVDNQRLRETIAERMEMLKIESESTIQLVYVLSVTEPSEKRCDDLDSWISGLSYDNDLDLVAVCSYGGCVCLYGSKSMDKVYSFSSQRIKSSVHLCSNEHMGYVSELVCGHMNGLVEVYNINTNLDYSFNNLVATNEGYSDTVTSVVTDHSGKVIISGGYDNLITVYENVDLSSVKPNGSKSKKRSLSEVILSQIASFDKHKKPVTKLKFSSSKRFSLASSSMDGSLCSWDLNKKEAVSSHETGKALTCFDFSPNGSCVCTGSVDGSLTVWDLRSNEEGVTINGDSGSGLNLLKKASSRPFDRLVSDVSWNQSVNLVSAVGLDGSVILVDVRSPKFPLQKTLCEHKGDLDRVTCTVWTSQNAVVYTTAAGLVNKLFYKEI; encoded by the exons ATGGGCTCCACTGAAGTTTATGCCCACTTCATAAATGGAACTGatgaaaaatatgatttGGAAGACAGCACATACCTAATTTCAACGAACATGGACAGAGAATCTCTCTCTAAG ATGATTAACGAACTTTTGAATCTGGAAGCTCCTGTATCCTTTGACATTATCGTGGACAACCAAAGATTGAGAGAGACTATCGCAGA GAGAATGGAAATGCTTAAGATTGAATCTGAGTCTACAATTCAGCTCGTTTACGTTTTATCGGTTACCGAGCCTTCAGAAAAACGGTGTGATGACTTGGATAGCTGGATTTCCGGCCTATCGTACGATAATGATCTTG ATTTGGTTGCCGTTTGTTCATATGGTGGATGTGTGTGCTTGTATGGATCGAAATCGATGGACAAAGTATACAGTTTTTCCAGCCAAAGAATTAAGTCATCGGTACATCTTTGCTCTAACGA GCACATGGGATACGTTTCTGAACTAGTGTGTGGCCACATGAACGGCCTCGTTGAGGTTTACAACATCAACACAAATCTGGACTACTCGTTCAATAATCTTGTGGCAACAAATGAAGG ATACTCTGATACGGTGACATCAGTGGTGACCGATCACTCCGGAAAGGTTATTATATCAGGTGGTTATGACAATTTGATCACGGTTTACGAAAAT GTTGATTTGTCTTCCGTAAAACCGAATGGCTCAAAGTCTAAAAAACG TTCTTTGTCAGAAGTTATTTTATCCCAAATCGCATCCTTtgataaacacaaaaagCCTGTAACG aaattGAAATTCTCGTCCAGTAAAAGATTTTCACTAGCATCCTCGTCAATGGATGGGTCCTTGTGTTCATGGGACcttaataaaaaggaagccGTATCATCGCATGAGACTGGAAAG GCGTTGACTTGCTTCGACTTTTCGCCAAACGGAAGCTGTGTGTGCACTGGCAGTGTGGACGGAAGCTTGACAGTTTGGGACCTGAGGTCGAACGAAGAGGGCGTAACCATCAACGGAGATTCCGGAAGTGGCTTAAACTTGCTGAAAAAGGCGTCGTCAAGGCCCTTTGACCGTTTGGTCAGTGACGTCTCATGGAATCAATCAGTCAACCTTGTGTCGGCAGTTGGTCTGGATGGAAGCGTTATTCTGGTGGATGTCAGATCCCCAAAGTTTCCGCTCCAGAAG ACACTGTGTGAACATAAGGGAGACCTGGATAGAGTAACCTGCACAGTATGGACTAGTCAAAACGCCGTAGTTTATACCACGGCCGCAGGTCTCGTAAACAAGTTATTTTACAAGGAAATATAG